A single Rhopalosiphum padi isolate XX-2018 chromosome 4, ASM2088224v1, whole genome shotgun sequence DNA region contains:
- the LOC132931007 gene encoding monocarboxylate transporter 1 isoform X1, with amino-acid sequence MNNFMDYFVTKENYTNRGHWARARHVSETESECSAADRADETGRQNASSPPLAMGPVQNTEDDGISFCEYHDLPPPPDGGYGWVIVFASFMCNMVVDGIAYTFGVFLGEFVDYFGEGKGKTAWVGSLLSGMYLSAGPIVSALTNKYGCRVVCMAGSVIASIAFALSTLSPNVNVLMLTYGFMGGIGFGLIYLPAVVCVGYYFETKRSLATGIAVCGSGFGTFAFAPLATMLLQNFDWKVSNLILAGMILSCTLFGALMKPLEYPNEGCKPLLQRMADEKRMQMERGSIGGSYFIVQLKDGSLEKRQKLPLNIDPGVHSSFNLDELVGGTGSPMTPIPTMAVLPTIKEVKAPEQSGSSNSSSNAGSGDLKSDKKDNKIENSKPEVPEQNGEKPNEINGNGELTEVKAAIPRNASQPAFTTHVQGLPKNGSVPFFDRIRKTSASERYRPTLGPIKVSRPNLSSNGDIRKSIHLRLSNVSILGSKNNNAEDMWSNVDTDSIGYTSSKTSIRGKETVRPMSRKDIFYSGSVLNLPEYRSQKSLASYRQSILSLPKSMMKDNDKDDDDEIDEGCCPFLPESINSVLSSMMDTSLLKDPVFMIIGISNVFGMAGLYVPFVYLVDAAKESSSNIDSSQASFLLSIIGITNTIGRVVCGFVADFPWVDSLFLNNVCLLISTAAVAATPFCVTYTHYVIMAVFFGIAVSGYISLTSIILVDLLGLDKLTNAFGLLILFRGAAAIIGSPLAGAVYDYTKSYDWPFFMAAVFFLLSAVTSFMAAPLKNYLDQRQMALPQDDDDALTPIDEDDEEDDEEEDNTHHHHHQVPTIIETAPTPNKPPLQEIKQIESVV; translated from the exons ACCGAAAGCGAATGCTCAGCCGCCGACCGAGCCGACGAAACGGGTCGGCAAAATGCCAGCTCTCCGCCTTTGGCCATGGGGCCCGTCCAGAATACCGAGGACGACGGCATTTCGTTTTGCGAATATCACGACCTGCCGCCACCGCCCGACGGCGGATACGGTTGGGTCATCGTGTTCGCCAGCTTCATGTGCAACATGGTTGTAGACGGGATCGCCTATACCTTTGGCGTATTCCTTGGCGAATTTGTTGATTATTTCGGCGAAGGCAAGGGAAAGACTGCTTGGGTTGGTAGTCTCCTATCCGGAATGTACCTCAGCGCAG GTCCTATAGTCAGCGCTTTAACCAACAAATACGGATGTCGAGTGGTATGCATGGCGGGTAGCGTCATCGCATCTATAGCATTTGCGCTCAGCACACTATCACCAAATGTCAATGTCTTAATGCTCACTTATGGTTTTATGGGTG GTATTGGATTTGGACTTATTTATTTACCAGCTGTAGTATGTGTTGGATACTACTTTGAAACAAAAAGATCATTGGCCACTGGTATTGCTGTATGTGGTTCTGGTTTTGGTACATTTGCTTTCGCACCCCTCGCCACTATGCTTCTCCAAAACTTTGACTGGAAAGTTTCGAATTTGATACTCGCTGGAATGATTCTATCATGTACC ttatttggtGCTTTAATGAAGCCTCTTGAATATCCAAATGAAGGCTGTAAACCATTACTCCAAAGAATGGCAGATGAAAAGCGCATGCAAATGGAACGGGGATCAATAGGTGGATCATATTTCATTGTACAACTTAAAGATGGGTCATTAGAAAAAAGACAAAAGTTACCACTAAACATTGATCCTGGTGTTCATTCAAGTTTTAACTTGGATGAATTGGTAGGTGGGACTGGATCTCCCATGACACCGATACCCACCATGGCGGTTTTACCTACCATTAAAGAAGTGAAAGCTCCAGAACAGAGTGGATCTAGCAATAGTTCTAGCAATGCTGGAAGTGGAGATcttaaatctgataaaaaagacaataaaatagaaaattcaaaACCAGAAGTACCTGAACAAAATGGTGAAAAACCAAATGAAATAAATGGAAACGGAGAGTTGACTGAAGTGAAAGCTGCCATTCCAAGAAATGCTTCTCAACCTGCATTTACAACTCATGTTCAAGGTTTGCCAAAAAATGGTTCAGTACCATTTTTTGACCGCATTCGTAAAACTAGTGCCAGTGAACGTTATCGACCTACTTTGGGACCAATAAAAGTGTCTCGACCTAACCTCAGTTCTAATGGAGATATTCGTAAATCTATACATTTAAGATTATCAAATGTATCAATACTTGGTAGTAAAAACAATAACGCTGAAGATATGTGGTCAAAT gtaGATACAGACAGTATTGGATACACTTCATCTAAAACAAGTATAAGAGGAAAAGAAACTGTGCGTCCAATGTCCAGAAAAGATATCTTTTATTCGGGTAGTGTTTTGAATTTGCCTGAATACCGATCACAAAAATCACTTGCCAGCTATCGCCAAAGTATTTTGTCTTTACCAAAATCCATGATGAAAGATAACGATAAAGATGATGATGACGAAATAGATG AAGGTTGCTGTCCATTTTTACCAGAATCTATTAACTCTGTATTGTCTTCGATGATGGACACAAGTTTACTTAAAGATCCTGTATTTATGATAATTGGCATCAGCAATGTATTTGGTATGGCTGGACTTTATGTACCTTTTGTGTATTTAGTAGATGCTGCCAAAGAATCT AGTTCAAACATTGATTCAAGTCAGGCGTCATTCCTACTGTCCATTATTGGTATAACCAATACTATTGGTCGTGTAGTCTGTGGTTTTGTTGCCGATTTCCCTTGGGTTGATTCGCTGTTtcttaataatgtatgtttattaattagtacGGCTGCTGTTGCTGCAACGCCTTTCTGTGTCACCTATACGCATTATGTTATAATGGCAGTCTTCTTTGGAATTGCAGTCT cTGGCTACATATCATTAACATCCATTATTCTTGTGGATCTATTGGGTCTGGACAAGCTTACAAATGCTTTTGGTCTTTTGATATTGTTCCGCGGAGCTGCCGCTATTATTGGATCACCATTAGCTGGTGCAGTATATGATTACACAAAATCATATGACTGGCCATTCTTTATGGCTGCTGTGTTCTTCCTGTTGTCAGCAGTAACTAGTTTTATGGCAGCtccattgaaaaattatttggatCAGAGACAGATGGCCCTGCCTCAAGACGATGATGATGCGCTGACGCCAATCGATGAGGATGATGAAGAAGATGATGAGGAGGAAGACAACACGCACCATCATCATCATCAGGTTCCAACTATCATTGAAACAGCTCCTACGCCAAATAAACCACCATTGCAAGAAATAAAACAGATAGAGTCTgtggtttaa
- the LOC132931007 gene encoding monocarboxylate transporter 1 isoform X3 translates to MNGTKTESECSAADRADETGRQNASSPPLAMGPVQNTEDDGISFCEYHDLPPPPDGGYGWVIVFASFMCNMVVDGIAYTFGVFLGEFVDYFGEGKGKTAWVGSLLSGMYLSAGPIVSALTNKYGCRVVCMAGSVIASIAFALSTLSPNVNVLMLTYGFMGGIGFGLIYLPAVVCVGYYFETKRSLATGIAVCGSGFGTFAFAPLATMLLQNFDWKVSNLILAGMILSCTLFGALMKPLEYPNEGCKPLLQRMADEKRMQMERGSIGGSYFIVQLKDGSLEKRQKLPLNIDPGVHSSFNLDELVGGTGSPMTPIPTMAVLPTIKEVKAPEQSGSSNSSSNAGSGDLKSDKKDNKIENSKPEVPEQNGEKPNEINGNGELTEVKAAIPRNASQPAFTTHVQGLPKNGSVPFFDRIRKTSASERYRPTLGPIKVSRPNLSSNGDIRKSIHLRLSNVSILGSKNNNAEDMWSNVDTDSIGYTSSKTSIRGKETVRPMSRKDIFYSGSVLNLPEYRSQKSLASYRQSILSLPKSMMKDNDKDDDDEIDEGCCPFLPESINSVLSSMMDTSLLKDPVFMIIGISNVFGMAGLYVPFVYLVDAAKESSSNIDSSQASFLLSIIGITNTIGRVVCGFVADFPWVDSLFLNNVCLLISTAAVAATPFCVTYTHYVIMAVFFGIAVSGYISLTSIILVDLLGLDKLTNAFGLLILFRGAAAIIGSPLAGAVYDYTKSYDWPFFMAAVFFLLSAVTSFMAAPLKNYLDQRQMALPQDDDDALTPIDEDDEEDDEEEDNTHHHHHQVPTIIETAPTPNKPPLQEIKQIESVV, encoded by the exons atgaATGGAActaaa ACCGAAAGCGAATGCTCAGCCGCCGACCGAGCCGACGAAACGGGTCGGCAAAATGCCAGCTCTCCGCCTTTGGCCATGGGGCCCGTCCAGAATACCGAGGACGACGGCATTTCGTTTTGCGAATATCACGACCTGCCGCCACCGCCCGACGGCGGATACGGTTGGGTCATCGTGTTCGCCAGCTTCATGTGCAACATGGTTGTAGACGGGATCGCCTATACCTTTGGCGTATTCCTTGGCGAATTTGTTGATTATTTCGGCGAAGGCAAGGGAAAGACTGCTTGGGTTGGTAGTCTCCTATCCGGAATGTACCTCAGCGCAG GTCCTATAGTCAGCGCTTTAACCAACAAATACGGATGTCGAGTGGTATGCATGGCGGGTAGCGTCATCGCATCTATAGCATTTGCGCTCAGCACACTATCACCAAATGTCAATGTCTTAATGCTCACTTATGGTTTTATGGGTG GTATTGGATTTGGACTTATTTATTTACCAGCTGTAGTATGTGTTGGATACTACTTTGAAACAAAAAGATCATTGGCCACTGGTATTGCTGTATGTGGTTCTGGTTTTGGTACATTTGCTTTCGCACCCCTCGCCACTATGCTTCTCCAAAACTTTGACTGGAAAGTTTCGAATTTGATACTCGCTGGAATGATTCTATCATGTACC ttatttggtGCTTTAATGAAGCCTCTTGAATATCCAAATGAAGGCTGTAAACCATTACTCCAAAGAATGGCAGATGAAAAGCGCATGCAAATGGAACGGGGATCAATAGGTGGATCATATTTCATTGTACAACTTAAAGATGGGTCATTAGAAAAAAGACAAAAGTTACCACTAAACATTGATCCTGGTGTTCATTCAAGTTTTAACTTGGATGAATTGGTAGGTGGGACTGGATCTCCCATGACACCGATACCCACCATGGCGGTTTTACCTACCATTAAAGAAGTGAAAGCTCCAGAACAGAGTGGATCTAGCAATAGTTCTAGCAATGCTGGAAGTGGAGATcttaaatctgataaaaaagacaataaaatagaaaattcaaaACCAGAAGTACCTGAACAAAATGGTGAAAAACCAAATGAAATAAATGGAAACGGAGAGTTGACTGAAGTGAAAGCTGCCATTCCAAGAAATGCTTCTCAACCTGCATTTACAACTCATGTTCAAGGTTTGCCAAAAAATGGTTCAGTACCATTTTTTGACCGCATTCGTAAAACTAGTGCCAGTGAACGTTATCGACCTACTTTGGGACCAATAAAAGTGTCTCGACCTAACCTCAGTTCTAATGGAGATATTCGTAAATCTATACATTTAAGATTATCAAATGTATCAATACTTGGTAGTAAAAACAATAACGCTGAAGATATGTGGTCAAAT gtaGATACAGACAGTATTGGATACACTTCATCTAAAACAAGTATAAGAGGAAAAGAAACTGTGCGTCCAATGTCCAGAAAAGATATCTTTTATTCGGGTAGTGTTTTGAATTTGCCTGAATACCGATCACAAAAATCACTTGCCAGCTATCGCCAAAGTATTTTGTCTTTACCAAAATCCATGATGAAAGATAACGATAAAGATGATGATGACGAAATAGATG AAGGTTGCTGTCCATTTTTACCAGAATCTATTAACTCTGTATTGTCTTCGATGATGGACACAAGTTTACTTAAAGATCCTGTATTTATGATAATTGGCATCAGCAATGTATTTGGTATGGCTGGACTTTATGTACCTTTTGTGTATTTAGTAGATGCTGCCAAAGAATCT AGTTCAAACATTGATTCAAGTCAGGCGTCATTCCTACTGTCCATTATTGGTATAACCAATACTATTGGTCGTGTAGTCTGTGGTTTTGTTGCCGATTTCCCTTGGGTTGATTCGCTGTTtcttaataatgtatgtttattaattagtacGGCTGCTGTTGCTGCAACGCCTTTCTGTGTCACCTATACGCATTATGTTATAATGGCAGTCTTCTTTGGAATTGCAGTCT cTGGCTACATATCATTAACATCCATTATTCTTGTGGATCTATTGGGTCTGGACAAGCTTACAAATGCTTTTGGTCTTTTGATATTGTTCCGCGGAGCTGCCGCTATTATTGGATCACCATTAGCTGGTGCAGTATATGATTACACAAAATCATATGACTGGCCATTCTTTATGGCTGCTGTGTTCTTCCTGTTGTCAGCAGTAACTAGTTTTATGGCAGCtccattgaaaaattatttggatCAGAGACAGATGGCCCTGCCTCAAGACGATGATGATGCGCTGACGCCAATCGATGAGGATGATGAAGAAGATGATGAGGAGGAAGACAACACGCACCATCATCATCATCAGGTTCCAACTATCATTGAAACAGCTCCTACGCCAAATAAACCACCATTGCAAGAAATAAAACAGATAGAGTCTgtggtttaa
- the LOC132931007 gene encoding monocarboxylate transporter 1 isoform X4 yields the protein MSKTESECSAADRADETGRQNASSPPLAMGPVQNTEDDGISFCEYHDLPPPPDGGYGWVIVFASFMCNMVVDGIAYTFGVFLGEFVDYFGEGKGKTAWVGSLLSGMYLSAGPIVSALTNKYGCRVVCMAGSVIASIAFALSTLSPNVNVLMLTYGFMGGIGFGLIYLPAVVCVGYYFETKRSLATGIAVCGSGFGTFAFAPLATMLLQNFDWKVSNLILAGMILSCTLFGALMKPLEYPNEGCKPLLQRMADEKRMQMERGSIGGSYFIVQLKDGSLEKRQKLPLNIDPGVHSSFNLDELVGGTGSPMTPIPTMAVLPTIKEVKAPEQSGSSNSSSNAGSGDLKSDKKDNKIENSKPEVPEQNGEKPNEINGNGELTEVKAAIPRNASQPAFTTHVQGLPKNGSVPFFDRIRKTSASERYRPTLGPIKVSRPNLSSNGDIRKSIHLRLSNVSILGSKNNNAEDMWSNVDTDSIGYTSSKTSIRGKETVRPMSRKDIFYSGSVLNLPEYRSQKSLASYRQSILSLPKSMMKDNDKDDDDEIDEGCCPFLPESINSVLSSMMDTSLLKDPVFMIIGISNVFGMAGLYVPFVYLVDAAKESSSNIDSSQASFLLSIIGITNTIGRVVCGFVADFPWVDSLFLNNVCLLISTAAVAATPFCVTYTHYVIMAVFFGIAVSGYISLTSIILVDLLGLDKLTNAFGLLILFRGAAAIIGSPLAGAVYDYTKSYDWPFFMAAVFFLLSAVTSFMAAPLKNYLDQRQMALPQDDDDALTPIDEDDEEDDEEEDNTHHHHHQVPTIIETAPTPNKPPLQEIKQIESVV from the exons ATGTCTAAG ACCGAAAGCGAATGCTCAGCCGCCGACCGAGCCGACGAAACGGGTCGGCAAAATGCCAGCTCTCCGCCTTTGGCCATGGGGCCCGTCCAGAATACCGAGGACGACGGCATTTCGTTTTGCGAATATCACGACCTGCCGCCACCGCCCGACGGCGGATACGGTTGGGTCATCGTGTTCGCCAGCTTCATGTGCAACATGGTTGTAGACGGGATCGCCTATACCTTTGGCGTATTCCTTGGCGAATTTGTTGATTATTTCGGCGAAGGCAAGGGAAAGACTGCTTGGGTTGGTAGTCTCCTATCCGGAATGTACCTCAGCGCAG GTCCTATAGTCAGCGCTTTAACCAACAAATACGGATGTCGAGTGGTATGCATGGCGGGTAGCGTCATCGCATCTATAGCATTTGCGCTCAGCACACTATCACCAAATGTCAATGTCTTAATGCTCACTTATGGTTTTATGGGTG GTATTGGATTTGGACTTATTTATTTACCAGCTGTAGTATGTGTTGGATACTACTTTGAAACAAAAAGATCATTGGCCACTGGTATTGCTGTATGTGGTTCTGGTTTTGGTACATTTGCTTTCGCACCCCTCGCCACTATGCTTCTCCAAAACTTTGACTGGAAAGTTTCGAATTTGATACTCGCTGGAATGATTCTATCATGTACC ttatttggtGCTTTAATGAAGCCTCTTGAATATCCAAATGAAGGCTGTAAACCATTACTCCAAAGAATGGCAGATGAAAAGCGCATGCAAATGGAACGGGGATCAATAGGTGGATCATATTTCATTGTACAACTTAAAGATGGGTCATTAGAAAAAAGACAAAAGTTACCACTAAACATTGATCCTGGTGTTCATTCAAGTTTTAACTTGGATGAATTGGTAGGTGGGACTGGATCTCCCATGACACCGATACCCACCATGGCGGTTTTACCTACCATTAAAGAAGTGAAAGCTCCAGAACAGAGTGGATCTAGCAATAGTTCTAGCAATGCTGGAAGTGGAGATcttaaatctgataaaaaagacaataaaatagaaaattcaaaACCAGAAGTACCTGAACAAAATGGTGAAAAACCAAATGAAATAAATGGAAACGGAGAGTTGACTGAAGTGAAAGCTGCCATTCCAAGAAATGCTTCTCAACCTGCATTTACAACTCATGTTCAAGGTTTGCCAAAAAATGGTTCAGTACCATTTTTTGACCGCATTCGTAAAACTAGTGCCAGTGAACGTTATCGACCTACTTTGGGACCAATAAAAGTGTCTCGACCTAACCTCAGTTCTAATGGAGATATTCGTAAATCTATACATTTAAGATTATCAAATGTATCAATACTTGGTAGTAAAAACAATAACGCTGAAGATATGTGGTCAAAT gtaGATACAGACAGTATTGGATACACTTCATCTAAAACAAGTATAAGAGGAAAAGAAACTGTGCGTCCAATGTCCAGAAAAGATATCTTTTATTCGGGTAGTGTTTTGAATTTGCCTGAATACCGATCACAAAAATCACTTGCCAGCTATCGCCAAAGTATTTTGTCTTTACCAAAATCCATGATGAAAGATAACGATAAAGATGATGATGACGAAATAGATG AAGGTTGCTGTCCATTTTTACCAGAATCTATTAACTCTGTATTGTCTTCGATGATGGACACAAGTTTACTTAAAGATCCTGTATTTATGATAATTGGCATCAGCAATGTATTTGGTATGGCTGGACTTTATGTACCTTTTGTGTATTTAGTAGATGCTGCCAAAGAATCT AGTTCAAACATTGATTCAAGTCAGGCGTCATTCCTACTGTCCATTATTGGTATAACCAATACTATTGGTCGTGTAGTCTGTGGTTTTGTTGCCGATTTCCCTTGGGTTGATTCGCTGTTtcttaataatgtatgtttattaattagtacGGCTGCTGTTGCTGCAACGCCTTTCTGTGTCACCTATACGCATTATGTTATAATGGCAGTCTTCTTTGGAATTGCAGTCT cTGGCTACATATCATTAACATCCATTATTCTTGTGGATCTATTGGGTCTGGACAAGCTTACAAATGCTTTTGGTCTTTTGATATTGTTCCGCGGAGCTGCCGCTATTATTGGATCACCATTAGCTGGTGCAGTATATGATTACACAAAATCATATGACTGGCCATTCTTTATGGCTGCTGTGTTCTTCCTGTTGTCAGCAGTAACTAGTTTTATGGCAGCtccattgaaaaattatttggatCAGAGACAGATGGCCCTGCCTCAAGACGATGATGATGCGCTGACGCCAATCGATGAGGATGATGAAGAAGATGATGAGGAGGAAGACAACACGCACCATCATCATCATCAGGTTCCAACTATCATTGAAACAGCTCCTACGCCAAATAAACCACCATTGCAAGAAATAAAACAGATAGAGTCTgtggtttaa
- the LOC132931007 gene encoding monocarboxylate transporter 1 isoform X2 gives MAPNKSSSRPIFELATESECSAADRADETGRQNASSPPLAMGPVQNTEDDGISFCEYHDLPPPPDGGYGWVIVFASFMCNMVVDGIAYTFGVFLGEFVDYFGEGKGKTAWVGSLLSGMYLSAGPIVSALTNKYGCRVVCMAGSVIASIAFALSTLSPNVNVLMLTYGFMGGIGFGLIYLPAVVCVGYYFETKRSLATGIAVCGSGFGTFAFAPLATMLLQNFDWKVSNLILAGMILSCTLFGALMKPLEYPNEGCKPLLQRMADEKRMQMERGSIGGSYFIVQLKDGSLEKRQKLPLNIDPGVHSSFNLDELVGGTGSPMTPIPTMAVLPTIKEVKAPEQSGSSNSSSNAGSGDLKSDKKDNKIENSKPEVPEQNGEKPNEINGNGELTEVKAAIPRNASQPAFTTHVQGLPKNGSVPFFDRIRKTSASERYRPTLGPIKVSRPNLSSNGDIRKSIHLRLSNVSILGSKNNNAEDMWSNVDTDSIGYTSSKTSIRGKETVRPMSRKDIFYSGSVLNLPEYRSQKSLASYRQSILSLPKSMMKDNDKDDDDEIDEGCCPFLPESINSVLSSMMDTSLLKDPVFMIIGISNVFGMAGLYVPFVYLVDAAKESSSNIDSSQASFLLSIIGITNTIGRVVCGFVADFPWVDSLFLNNVCLLISTAAVAATPFCVTYTHYVIMAVFFGIAVSGYISLTSIILVDLLGLDKLTNAFGLLILFRGAAAIIGSPLAGAVYDYTKSYDWPFFMAAVFFLLSAVTSFMAAPLKNYLDQRQMALPQDDDDALTPIDEDDEEDDEEEDNTHHHHHQVPTIIETAPTPNKPPLQEIKQIESVV, from the exons ACCGAAAGCGAATGCTCAGCCGCCGACCGAGCCGACGAAACGGGTCGGCAAAATGCCAGCTCTCCGCCTTTGGCCATGGGGCCCGTCCAGAATACCGAGGACGACGGCATTTCGTTTTGCGAATATCACGACCTGCCGCCACCGCCCGACGGCGGATACGGTTGGGTCATCGTGTTCGCCAGCTTCATGTGCAACATGGTTGTAGACGGGATCGCCTATACCTTTGGCGTATTCCTTGGCGAATTTGTTGATTATTTCGGCGAAGGCAAGGGAAAGACTGCTTGGGTTGGTAGTCTCCTATCCGGAATGTACCTCAGCGCAG GTCCTATAGTCAGCGCTTTAACCAACAAATACGGATGTCGAGTGGTATGCATGGCGGGTAGCGTCATCGCATCTATAGCATTTGCGCTCAGCACACTATCACCAAATGTCAATGTCTTAATGCTCACTTATGGTTTTATGGGTG GTATTGGATTTGGACTTATTTATTTACCAGCTGTAGTATGTGTTGGATACTACTTTGAAACAAAAAGATCATTGGCCACTGGTATTGCTGTATGTGGTTCTGGTTTTGGTACATTTGCTTTCGCACCCCTCGCCACTATGCTTCTCCAAAACTTTGACTGGAAAGTTTCGAATTTGATACTCGCTGGAATGATTCTATCATGTACC ttatttggtGCTTTAATGAAGCCTCTTGAATATCCAAATGAAGGCTGTAAACCATTACTCCAAAGAATGGCAGATGAAAAGCGCATGCAAATGGAACGGGGATCAATAGGTGGATCATATTTCATTGTACAACTTAAAGATGGGTCATTAGAAAAAAGACAAAAGTTACCACTAAACATTGATCCTGGTGTTCATTCAAGTTTTAACTTGGATGAATTGGTAGGTGGGACTGGATCTCCCATGACACCGATACCCACCATGGCGGTTTTACCTACCATTAAAGAAGTGAAAGCTCCAGAACAGAGTGGATCTAGCAATAGTTCTAGCAATGCTGGAAGTGGAGATcttaaatctgataaaaaagacaataaaatagaaaattcaaaACCAGAAGTACCTGAACAAAATGGTGAAAAACCAAATGAAATAAATGGAAACGGAGAGTTGACTGAAGTGAAAGCTGCCATTCCAAGAAATGCTTCTCAACCTGCATTTACAACTCATGTTCAAGGTTTGCCAAAAAATGGTTCAGTACCATTTTTTGACCGCATTCGTAAAACTAGTGCCAGTGAACGTTATCGACCTACTTTGGGACCAATAAAAGTGTCTCGACCTAACCTCAGTTCTAATGGAGATATTCGTAAATCTATACATTTAAGATTATCAAATGTATCAATACTTGGTAGTAAAAACAATAACGCTGAAGATATGTGGTCAAAT gtaGATACAGACAGTATTGGATACACTTCATCTAAAACAAGTATAAGAGGAAAAGAAACTGTGCGTCCAATGTCCAGAAAAGATATCTTTTATTCGGGTAGTGTTTTGAATTTGCCTGAATACCGATCACAAAAATCACTTGCCAGCTATCGCCAAAGTATTTTGTCTTTACCAAAATCCATGATGAAAGATAACGATAAAGATGATGATGACGAAATAGATG AAGGTTGCTGTCCATTTTTACCAGAATCTATTAACTCTGTATTGTCTTCGATGATGGACACAAGTTTACTTAAAGATCCTGTATTTATGATAATTGGCATCAGCAATGTATTTGGTATGGCTGGACTTTATGTACCTTTTGTGTATTTAGTAGATGCTGCCAAAGAATCT AGTTCAAACATTGATTCAAGTCAGGCGTCATTCCTACTGTCCATTATTGGTATAACCAATACTATTGGTCGTGTAGTCTGTGGTTTTGTTGCCGATTTCCCTTGGGTTGATTCGCTGTTtcttaataatgtatgtttattaattagtacGGCTGCTGTTGCTGCAACGCCTTTCTGTGTCACCTATACGCATTATGTTATAATGGCAGTCTTCTTTGGAATTGCAGTCT cTGGCTACATATCATTAACATCCATTATTCTTGTGGATCTATTGGGTCTGGACAAGCTTACAAATGCTTTTGGTCTTTTGATATTGTTCCGCGGAGCTGCCGCTATTATTGGATCACCATTAGCTGGTGCAGTATATGATTACACAAAATCATATGACTGGCCATTCTTTATGGCTGCTGTGTTCTTCCTGTTGTCAGCAGTAACTAGTTTTATGGCAGCtccattgaaaaattatttggatCAGAGACAGATGGCCCTGCCTCAAGACGATGATGATGCGCTGACGCCAATCGATGAGGATGATGAAGAAGATGATGAGGAGGAAGACAACACGCACCATCATCATCATCAGGTTCCAACTATCATTGAAACAGCTCCTACGCCAAATAAACCACCATTGCAAGAAATAAAACAGATAGAGTCTgtggtttaa